The Nycticebus coucang isolate mNycCou1 chromosome 5, mNycCou1.pri, whole genome shotgun sequence genome window below encodes:
- the ECM1 gene encoding extracellular matrix protein 1 isoform X1, producing the protein MSRSVWGWGHKTGPHQGFSCLGCLSYTLDLHGLLSPPQGQERDPNNCPFLPPGLKAPGQRELRPEHFMQHFHEVGYAAPPSPPLSQSLPMDHPDASQQGPPLEGQSEVQPLPPQEAIPVQEEEVPPPQVPFEKTADLPHPQEAISAQKENLPPPQLSIEQKEDKPAAFVGQSHPEPETWNPAQHCQQGRSKGGWSHRLDGFPPGRPSPDNLNQICLPDRQHVLYGPWNLPQSGYSHLTRQGETLNFLETGYSRCCRCHSHTHRLDCAKLVWEDAMTRFCEAEFSVKTRAHWCCKRQGEARFSCFQKEAPQPHYRLQACPDHQSGISSGPELPFPPGVPTLDNIKNICHLRRFRSVPRILPATDPIQRQLQALTWLEGEFQRCCRQGDNHTCTWKAWEDSLDRYCDQEHAVKTHHYSCCHYPPSPARDECFARRAPYPNYDRDILTVDISRVSPNLMGYLCGKQRVLTKHKQIPGLIRNMTATCCELPFPEQACCAEEEKLAFINDLCGPRRNFWRDPAFCCDLNPGDEQVNCFNTNYLRNVALVAGDTGNAKGQGEQGPTGGTKISSTLEPKAE; encoded by the exons ATGTCTAGgagtgtttgggggtgggggcataAGACAGGTCCACACCAGGGATTCTCATGTCTCGGTTGTCTCTCCTACACTCTTGACCTCCATGGCCTCCTCAGCCCTCCTCAGGGTCAGGAAAGGGACCCCAATAAttgtcccttcctccctccaggcCTCAAGGCTCCAGGGCAGAGGGAGCTGAGGCCAGAGCACTTTATGCAGCACTTTCACGAAG TTGGCTATGCAGCACCGCCCTCTCCACCCCTGAGCCAAAGCCTCCCCATGGATCACCCTGATGCCTCTCAGCAGGGCCCTCCCTTGGAGGGACAGAGTGAAG TGCAGCCCCTTCCCCCTCAGGAAGCCATCCCTGTCCAAGAGGAAGAGGTGCCCCCTCCCCAAGTCCCTTTTGAAAAGACAG CAGACCTCCCTCACCCTCAGGAAGCCATCTCTGCCCAAAAAGAAAACCTGCCCCCTCCTCAACTCTCTATTGAACAGAAAGAAG ACAAGCCAGCTGCATTTGTGGGCCAATCCCACCCAGAACCTGAGACCTGGAATCCAGCCCAGCACTGCCAACAAGGTCGATCCAAAGGGGGCTGGAGCCACCGGCTGGATGGCTTCCCCCCTGGGCGGCCTTCCCCAGACAACCTGAACCAGATCTGCCTTCCTGACCGCCAGCATGTGCTCTATGGCCCCTGGAACCTACCACAGTCTGGCTACTCCCACCTTACTCGCCAGGGTGAGACCCTCAATTTCTTGGAGACTGGATATTCCCGCTGCTGCCGCTGCCACAGCCATACACACCGCCTGGACTGTGCAAAGCTTGTG TGGGAGGATGCAATGACCCGGTTCTGTGAGGCCGAGTTCTCGGTCAAGACTCGAGCCCACTGGTGCTGCAAACGGCAGGGAGAGGctcgattctcctgcttccagaAGGAAGCTCCCCAGCCACACTATCGGCTCCAGGCCTGCCCTGACCACCAGTCTGGTATTTCCTCGGGCCCCGAGCTGCCTTTCCCCCCTGGGGTGCCCACATTGGACAATATCAAGAACATCTGCCACCTGAGACGCTTCCGCTCTGTGCCACGAATCCTCCCCGCTActgaccccatccaaaggcagcTGCAGGCTCTGACCTGGCTGGAGGGGGAGTTCCAGCGCTGCTGCCGCCAGGGGGACAACCACACCTGTACTTGGAAGGCT TGGGAGGATAGCCTTGATCGATACTGTGACCAAGAGCATGCTGTAAAGACCCATCACTACTCGTGTTGCCACTACCCTCCTAGCCCTGCTCGAGATGAGTGCTTTGCCCGTCGGGCTCCATATCCCAACTATGACCGGGACATCCTGACCGTTGACATCAGCCGAGTCTCCCCCAACCTCATGGGCTACCTCTGTGGGAAACAAAGAGTTCTCACCAAGCA TAAACAGATTCCTGGGCTGATCCGGAACATGACTGCCACTTGCTGTGAACTGCCATTTCCAGAGCAAGCCTGCTGTGCCGAAgaggag AAATTAGCCTTCATCAATGATCTCTGTGGTCCCCGACGTAACTTCTGGCGAGACCCTGCTTTCTGCTGTGACCTGAATCCTGGGGATGAACAGGTCAACTGCTTCAACACCAATTATCTGAGGAATGTGGCTCTAGTGGCTGGAGACACTGGGAATGCCAAGGGCCAGGGGGAGCAGGGCCCAACTGGGGGAACAAAAATCAGTTCCACCCTTGAGCCCAAGGCAGAATGA
- the ECM1 gene encoding extracellular matrix protein 1 isoform X3, with protein sequence MGTMSRAALVLACLAVAFVASEGVGYAAPPSPPLSQSLPMDHPDASQQGPPLEGQSEVQPLPPQEAIPVQEEEVPPPQVPFEKTADLPHPQEAISAQKENLPPPQLSIEQKEDKPAAFVGQSHPEPETWNPAQHCQQGRSKGGWSHRLDGFPPGRPSPDNLNQICLPDRQHVLYGPWNLPQSGYSHLTRQGETLNFLETGYSRCCRCHSHTHRLDCAKLVWEDAMTRFCEAEFSVKTRAHWCCKRQGEARFSCFQKEAPQPHYRLQACPDHQSGISSGPELPFPPGVPTLDNIKNICHLRRFRSVPRILPATDPIQRQLQALTWLEGEFQRCCRQGDNHTCTWKAWEDSLDRYCDQEHAVKTHHYSCCHYPPSPARDECFARRAPYPNYDRDILTVDISRVSPNLMGYLCGKQRVLTKHKQIPGLIRNMTATCCELPFPEQACCAEEEKLAFINDLCGPRRNFWRDPAFCCDLNPGDEQVNCFNTNYLRNVALVAGDTGNAKGQGEQGPTGGTKISSTLEPKAE encoded by the exons ATGGGGACTATGTCCAGAGCAGCCTTGGTCTTGGCCTGTTTGGCTGTGGCTTTTGTTGCCTCCGAGGGTG TTGGCTATGCAGCACCGCCCTCTCCACCCCTGAGCCAAAGCCTCCCCATGGATCACCCTGATGCCTCTCAGCAGGGCCCTCCCTTGGAGGGACAGAGTGAAG TGCAGCCCCTTCCCCCTCAGGAAGCCATCCCTGTCCAAGAGGAAGAGGTGCCCCCTCCCCAAGTCCCTTTTGAAAAGACAG CAGACCTCCCTCACCCTCAGGAAGCCATCTCTGCCCAAAAAGAAAACCTGCCCCCTCCTCAACTCTCTATTGAACAGAAAGAAG ACAAGCCAGCTGCATTTGTGGGCCAATCCCACCCAGAACCTGAGACCTGGAATCCAGCCCAGCACTGCCAACAAGGTCGATCCAAAGGGGGCTGGAGCCACCGGCTGGATGGCTTCCCCCCTGGGCGGCCTTCCCCAGACAACCTGAACCAGATCTGCCTTCCTGACCGCCAGCATGTGCTCTATGGCCCCTGGAACCTACCACAGTCTGGCTACTCCCACCTTACTCGCCAGGGTGAGACCCTCAATTTCTTGGAGACTGGATATTCCCGCTGCTGCCGCTGCCACAGCCATACACACCGCCTGGACTGTGCAAAGCTTGTG TGGGAGGATGCAATGACCCGGTTCTGTGAGGCCGAGTTCTCGGTCAAGACTCGAGCCCACTGGTGCTGCAAACGGCAGGGAGAGGctcgattctcctgcttccagaAGGAAGCTCCCCAGCCACACTATCGGCTCCAGGCCTGCCCTGACCACCAGTCTGGTATTTCCTCGGGCCCCGAGCTGCCTTTCCCCCCTGGGGTGCCCACATTGGACAATATCAAGAACATCTGCCACCTGAGACGCTTCCGCTCTGTGCCACGAATCCTCCCCGCTActgaccccatccaaaggcagcTGCAGGCTCTGACCTGGCTGGAGGGGGAGTTCCAGCGCTGCTGCCGCCAGGGGGACAACCACACCTGTACTTGGAAGGCT TGGGAGGATAGCCTTGATCGATACTGTGACCAAGAGCATGCTGTAAAGACCCATCACTACTCGTGTTGCCACTACCCTCCTAGCCCTGCTCGAGATGAGTGCTTTGCCCGTCGGGCTCCATATCCCAACTATGACCGGGACATCCTGACCGTTGACATCAGCCGAGTCTCCCCCAACCTCATGGGCTACCTCTGTGGGAAACAAAGAGTTCTCACCAAGCA TAAACAGATTCCTGGGCTGATCCGGAACATGACTGCCACTTGCTGTGAACTGCCATTTCCAGAGCAAGCCTGCTGTGCCGAAgaggag AAATTAGCCTTCATCAATGATCTCTGTGGTCCCCGACGTAACTTCTGGCGAGACCCTGCTTTCTGCTGTGACCTGAATCCTGGGGATGAACAGGTCAACTGCTTCAACACCAATTATCTGAGGAATGTGGCTCTAGTGGCTGGAGACACTGGGAATGCCAAGGGCCAGGGGGAGCAGGGCCCAACTGGGGGAACAAAAATCAGTTCCACCCTTGAGCCCAAGGCAGAATGA
- the ECM1 gene encoding extracellular matrix protein 1 isoform X2, whose product MQHFHEVGYAAPPSPPLSQSLPMDHPDASQQGPPLEGQSEVQPLPPQEAIPVQEEEVPPPQVPFEKTDLPHPQEAISAQKENLPPPQLSIEQKEDKPAAFVGQSHPEPETWNPAQHCQQGRSKGGWSHRLDGFPPGRPSPDNLNQICLPDRQHVLYGPWNLPQSGYSHLTRQGETLNFLETGYSRCCRCHSHTHRLDCAKLVWEDAMTRFCEAEFSVKTRAHWCCKRQGEARFSCFQKEAPQPHYRLQACPDHQSGISSGPELPFPPGVPTLDNIKNICHLRRFRSVPRILPATDPIQRQLQALTWLEGEFQRCCRQGDNHTCTWKAWEDSLDRYCDQEHAVKTHHYSCCHYPPSPARDECFARRAPYPNYDRDILTVDISRVSPNLMGYLCGKQRVLTKHKQIPGLIRNMTATCCELPFPEQACCAEEEKLAFINDLCGPRRNFWRDPAFCCDLNPGDEQVNCFNTNYLRNVALVAGDTGNAKGQGEQGPTGGTKISSTLEPKAE is encoded by the exons ATGCAGCACTTTCACGAAG TTGGCTATGCAGCACCGCCCTCTCCACCCCTGAGCCAAAGCCTCCCCATGGATCACCCTGATGCCTCTCAGCAGGGCCCTCCCTTGGAGGGACAGAGTGAAG TGCAGCCCCTTCCCCCTCAGGAAGCCATCCCTGTCCAAGAGGAAGAGGTGCCCCCTCCCCAAGTCCCTTTTGAAAAGACAG ACCTCCCTCACCCTCAGGAAGCCATCTCTGCCCAAAAAGAAAACCTGCCCCCTCCTCAACTCTCTATTGAACAGAAAGAAG ACAAGCCAGCTGCATTTGTGGGCCAATCCCACCCAGAACCTGAGACCTGGAATCCAGCCCAGCACTGCCAACAAGGTCGATCCAAAGGGGGCTGGAGCCACCGGCTGGATGGCTTCCCCCCTGGGCGGCCTTCCCCAGACAACCTGAACCAGATCTGCCTTCCTGACCGCCAGCATGTGCTCTATGGCCCCTGGAACCTACCACAGTCTGGCTACTCCCACCTTACTCGCCAGGGTGAGACCCTCAATTTCTTGGAGACTGGATATTCCCGCTGCTGCCGCTGCCACAGCCATACACACCGCCTGGACTGTGCAAAGCTTGTG TGGGAGGATGCAATGACCCGGTTCTGTGAGGCCGAGTTCTCGGTCAAGACTCGAGCCCACTGGTGCTGCAAACGGCAGGGAGAGGctcgattctcctgcttccagaAGGAAGCTCCCCAGCCACACTATCGGCTCCAGGCCTGCCCTGACCACCAGTCTGGTATTTCCTCGGGCCCCGAGCTGCCTTTCCCCCCTGGGGTGCCCACATTGGACAATATCAAGAACATCTGCCACCTGAGACGCTTCCGCTCTGTGCCACGAATCCTCCCCGCTActgaccccatccaaaggcagcTGCAGGCTCTGACCTGGCTGGAGGGGGAGTTCCAGCGCTGCTGCCGCCAGGGGGACAACCACACCTGTACTTGGAAGGCT TGGGAGGATAGCCTTGATCGATACTGTGACCAAGAGCATGCTGTAAAGACCCATCACTACTCGTGTTGCCACTACCCTCCTAGCCCTGCTCGAGATGAGTGCTTTGCCCGTCGGGCTCCATATCCCAACTATGACCGGGACATCCTGACCGTTGACATCAGCCGAGTCTCCCCCAACCTCATGGGCTACCTCTGTGGGAAACAAAGAGTTCTCACCAAGCA TAAACAGATTCCTGGGCTGATCCGGAACATGACTGCCACTTGCTGTGAACTGCCATTTCCAGAGCAAGCCTGCTGTGCCGAAgaggag AAATTAGCCTTCATCAATGATCTCTGTGGTCCCCGACGTAACTTCTGGCGAGACCCTGCTTTCTGCTGTGACCTGAATCCTGGGGATGAACAGGTCAACTGCTTCAACACCAATTATCTGAGGAATGTGGCTCTAGTGGCTGGAGACACTGGGAATGCCAAGGGCCAGGGGGAGCAGGGCCCAACTGGGGGAACAAAAATCAGTTCCACCCTTGAGCCCAAGGCAGAATGA
- the ECM1 gene encoding extracellular matrix protein 1 isoform X4, whose product MSRSVWGWGHKTGPHQGFSCLGCLSYTLDLHGLLSPPQGQERDPNNCPFLPPGLKAPGQRELRPEHFMQHFHEVGYAAPPSPPLSQSLPMDHPDASQQGPPLEGQSEVQPLPPQEAIPVQEEEVPPPQVPFEKTADLPHPQEAISAQKENLPPPQLSIEQKEDKPAAFVGQSHPEPETWNPAQHCQQGRSKGGWSHRLDGFPPGRPSPDNLNQICLPDRQHVLYGPWNLPQSGYSHLTRQGETLNFLETGYSRCCRCHSHTHRLDCAKLVWEDSLDRYCDQEHAVKTHHYSCCHYPPSPARDECFARRAPYPNYDRDILTVDISRVSPNLMGYLCGKQRVLTKHKQIPGLIRNMTATCCELPFPEQACCAEEEKLAFINDLCGPRRNFWRDPAFCCDLNPGDEQVNCFNTNYLRNVALVAGDTGNAKGQGEQGPTGGTKISSTLEPKAE is encoded by the exons ATGTCTAGgagtgtttgggggtgggggcataAGACAGGTCCACACCAGGGATTCTCATGTCTCGGTTGTCTCTCCTACACTCTTGACCTCCATGGCCTCCTCAGCCCTCCTCAGGGTCAGGAAAGGGACCCCAATAAttgtcccttcctccctccaggcCTCAAGGCTCCAGGGCAGAGGGAGCTGAGGCCAGAGCACTTTATGCAGCACTTTCACGAAG TTGGCTATGCAGCACCGCCCTCTCCACCCCTGAGCCAAAGCCTCCCCATGGATCACCCTGATGCCTCTCAGCAGGGCCCTCCCTTGGAGGGACAGAGTGAAG TGCAGCCCCTTCCCCCTCAGGAAGCCATCCCTGTCCAAGAGGAAGAGGTGCCCCCTCCCCAAGTCCCTTTTGAAAAGACAG CAGACCTCCCTCACCCTCAGGAAGCCATCTCTGCCCAAAAAGAAAACCTGCCCCCTCCTCAACTCTCTATTGAACAGAAAGAAG ACAAGCCAGCTGCATTTGTGGGCCAATCCCACCCAGAACCTGAGACCTGGAATCCAGCCCAGCACTGCCAACAAGGTCGATCCAAAGGGGGCTGGAGCCACCGGCTGGATGGCTTCCCCCCTGGGCGGCCTTCCCCAGACAACCTGAACCAGATCTGCCTTCCTGACCGCCAGCATGTGCTCTATGGCCCCTGGAACCTACCACAGTCTGGCTACTCCCACCTTACTCGCCAGGGTGAGACCCTCAATTTCTTGGAGACTGGATATTCCCGCTGCTGCCGCTGCCACAGCCATACACACCGCCTGGACTGTGCAAAGCTTGTG TGGGAGGATAGCCTTGATCGATACTGTGACCAAGAGCATGCTGTAAAGACCCATCACTACTCGTGTTGCCACTACCCTCCTAGCCCTGCTCGAGATGAGTGCTTTGCCCGTCGGGCTCCATATCCCAACTATGACCGGGACATCCTGACCGTTGACATCAGCCGAGTCTCCCCCAACCTCATGGGCTACCTCTGTGGGAAACAAAGAGTTCTCACCAAGCA TAAACAGATTCCTGGGCTGATCCGGAACATGACTGCCACTTGCTGTGAACTGCCATTTCCAGAGCAAGCCTGCTGTGCCGAAgaggag AAATTAGCCTTCATCAATGATCTCTGTGGTCCCCGACGTAACTTCTGGCGAGACCCTGCTTTCTGCTGTGACCTGAATCCTGGGGATGAACAGGTCAACTGCTTCAACACCAATTATCTGAGGAATGTGGCTCTAGTGGCTGGAGACACTGGGAATGCCAAGGGCCAGGGGGAGCAGGGCCCAACTGGGGGAACAAAAATCAGTTCCACCCTTGAGCCCAAGGCAGAATGA
- the ECM1 gene encoding extracellular matrix protein 1 isoform X6, translated as MGTMSRAALVLACLAVAFVASEGGLKAPGQRELRPEHFMQHFHEVGYAAPPSPPLSQSLPMDHPDASQQGPPLEGQSEVQPLPPQEAIPVQEEEVPPPQVPFEKTADLPHPQEAISAQKENLPPPQLSIEQKEDKPAAFVGQSHPEPETWNPAQHCQQGRSKGGWSHRLDGFPPGRPSPDNLNQICLPDRQHVLYGPWNLPQSGYSHLTRQGETLNFLETGYSRCCRCHSHTHRLDCAKLVWEDSLDRYCDQEHAVKTHHYSCCHYPPSPARDECFARRAPYPNYDRDILTVDISRVSPNLMGYLCGKQRVLTKHKQIPGLIRNMTATCCELPFPEQACCAEEEKLAFINDLCGPRRNFWRDPAFCCDLNPGDEQVNCFNTNYLRNVALVAGDTGNAKGQGEQGPTGGTKISSTLEPKAE; from the exons ATGGGGACTATGTCCAGAGCAGCCTTGGTCTTGGCCTGTTTGGCTGTGGCTTTTGTTGCCTCCGAGGGTG gcCTCAAGGCTCCAGGGCAGAGGGAGCTGAGGCCAGAGCACTTTATGCAGCACTTTCACGAAG TTGGCTATGCAGCACCGCCCTCTCCACCCCTGAGCCAAAGCCTCCCCATGGATCACCCTGATGCCTCTCAGCAGGGCCCTCCCTTGGAGGGACAGAGTGAAG TGCAGCCCCTTCCCCCTCAGGAAGCCATCCCTGTCCAAGAGGAAGAGGTGCCCCCTCCCCAAGTCCCTTTTGAAAAGACAG CAGACCTCCCTCACCCTCAGGAAGCCATCTCTGCCCAAAAAGAAAACCTGCCCCCTCCTCAACTCTCTATTGAACAGAAAGAAG ACAAGCCAGCTGCATTTGTGGGCCAATCCCACCCAGAACCTGAGACCTGGAATCCAGCCCAGCACTGCCAACAAGGTCGATCCAAAGGGGGCTGGAGCCACCGGCTGGATGGCTTCCCCCCTGGGCGGCCTTCCCCAGACAACCTGAACCAGATCTGCCTTCCTGACCGCCAGCATGTGCTCTATGGCCCCTGGAACCTACCACAGTCTGGCTACTCCCACCTTACTCGCCAGGGTGAGACCCTCAATTTCTTGGAGACTGGATATTCCCGCTGCTGCCGCTGCCACAGCCATACACACCGCCTGGACTGTGCAAAGCTTGTG TGGGAGGATAGCCTTGATCGATACTGTGACCAAGAGCATGCTGTAAAGACCCATCACTACTCGTGTTGCCACTACCCTCCTAGCCCTGCTCGAGATGAGTGCTTTGCCCGTCGGGCTCCATATCCCAACTATGACCGGGACATCCTGACCGTTGACATCAGCCGAGTCTCCCCCAACCTCATGGGCTACCTCTGTGGGAAACAAAGAGTTCTCACCAAGCA TAAACAGATTCCTGGGCTGATCCGGAACATGACTGCCACTTGCTGTGAACTGCCATTTCCAGAGCAAGCCTGCTGTGCCGAAgaggag AAATTAGCCTTCATCAATGATCTCTGTGGTCCCCGACGTAACTTCTGGCGAGACCCTGCTTTCTGCTGTGACCTGAATCCTGGGGATGAACAGGTCAACTGCTTCAACACCAATTATCTGAGGAATGTGGCTCTAGTGGCTGGAGACACTGGGAATGCCAAGGGCCAGGGGGAGCAGGGCCCAACTGGGGGAACAAAAATCAGTTCCACCCTTGAGCCCAAGGCAGAATGA
- the ECM1 gene encoding extracellular matrix protein 1 isoform X5, protein MGTMSRAALVLACLAVAFVASEGGLKAPGQRELRPEHFMQHFHEVGYAAPPSPPLSQSLPMDHPDASQQGPPLEGQSEVQPLPPQEAIPVQEEEVPPPQVPFEKTADLPHPQEAISAQKENLPPPQLSIEQKEDKPAAFVGQSHPEPETWNPAQHCQQGRSKGGWSHRLDGFPPGRPSPDNLNQICLPDRQHVLYGPWNLPQSGYSHLTRQGETLNFLETGYSRCCRCHSHTHRLDCAKLVWEDAMTRFCEAEFSVKTRAHWCCKRQGEARFSCFQKEAPQPHYRLQACPDHQSGISSGPELPFPPGVPTLDNIKNICHLRRFRSVPRILPATDPIQRQLQALTWLEGEFQRCCRQGDNHTCTWKAWEDSLDRYCDQEHAVKTHHYSCCHYPPSPARDECFARRAPYPNYDRDILTVDISRVSPNLMGYLCGKQRVLTKHKQIPGLIRNMTATCCELPFPEQACCAEEEKLAFINDLCGPRRNFWRDPAFCCDLNPGDEQVNCFNTNYLRNVALVAGDTGNAKGQGEQGPTGGTKISSTLEPKAE, encoded by the exons ATGGGGACTATGTCCAGAGCAGCCTTGGTCTTGGCCTGTTTGGCTGTGGCTTTTGTTGCCTCCGAGGGTG gcCTCAAGGCTCCAGGGCAGAGGGAGCTGAGGCCAGAGCACTTTATGCAGCACTTTCACGAAG TTGGCTATGCAGCACCGCCCTCTCCACCCCTGAGCCAAAGCCTCCCCATGGATCACCCTGATGCCTCTCAGCAGGGCCCTCCCTTGGAGGGACAGAGTGAAG TGCAGCCCCTTCCCCCTCAGGAAGCCATCCCTGTCCAAGAGGAAGAGGTGCCCCCTCCCCAAGTCCCTTTTGAAAAGACAG CAGACCTCCCTCACCCTCAGGAAGCCATCTCTGCCCAAAAAGAAAACCTGCCCCCTCCTCAACTCTCTATTGAACAGAAAGAAG ACAAGCCAGCTGCATTTGTGGGCCAATCCCACCCAGAACCTGAGACCTGGAATCCAGCCCAGCACTGCCAACAAGGTCGATCCAAAGGGGGCTGGAGCCACCGGCTGGATGGCTTCCCCCCTGGGCGGCCTTCCCCAGACAACCTGAACCAGATCTGCCTTCCTGACCGCCAGCATGTGCTCTATGGCCCCTGGAACCTACCACAGTCTGGCTACTCCCACCTTACTCGCCAGGGTGAGACCCTCAATTTCTTGGAGACTGGATATTCCCGCTGCTGCCGCTGCCACAGCCATACACACCGCCTGGACTGTGCAAAGCTTGTG TGGGAGGATGCAATGACCCGGTTCTGTGAGGCCGAGTTCTCGGTCAAGACTCGAGCCCACTGGTGCTGCAAACGGCAGGGAGAGGctcgattctcctgcttccagaAGGAAGCTCCCCAGCCACACTATCGGCTCCAGGCCTGCCCTGACCACCAGTCTGGTATTTCCTCGGGCCCCGAGCTGCCTTTCCCCCCTGGGGTGCCCACATTGGACAATATCAAGAACATCTGCCACCTGAGACGCTTCCGCTCTGTGCCACGAATCCTCCCCGCTActgaccccatccaaaggcagcTGCAGGCTCTGACCTGGCTGGAGGGGGAGTTCCAGCGCTGCTGCCGCCAGGGGGACAACCACACCTGTACTTGGAAGGCT TGGGAGGATAGCCTTGATCGATACTGTGACCAAGAGCATGCTGTAAAGACCCATCACTACTCGTGTTGCCACTACCCTCCTAGCCCTGCTCGAGATGAGTGCTTTGCCCGTCGGGCTCCATATCCCAACTATGACCGGGACATCCTGACCGTTGACATCAGCCGAGTCTCCCCCAACCTCATGGGCTACCTCTGTGGGAAACAAAGAGTTCTCACCAAGCA TAAACAGATTCCTGGGCTGATCCGGAACATGACTGCCACTTGCTGTGAACTGCCATTTCCAGAGCAAGCCTGCTGTGCCGAAgaggag AAATTAGCCTTCATCAATGATCTCTGTGGTCCCCGACGTAACTTCTGGCGAGACCCTGCTTTCTGCTGTGACCTGAATCCTGGGGATGAACAGGTCAACTGCTTCAACACCAATTATCTGAGGAATGTGGCTCTAGTGGCTGGAGACACTGGGAATGCCAAGGGCCAGGGGGAGCAGGGCCCAACTGGGGGAACAAAAATCAGTTCCACCCTTGAGCCCAAGGCAGAATGA